The following coding sequences are from one Alternaria dauci strain A2016 chromosome 10, whole genome shotgun sequence window:
- a CDS encoding mitochondrial 37S ribosomal protein uS5m, translated as MSVCRPARCLFTKAASTTLPRPPPQRTFHASAPRQARKKRPHYPSIKADDLKLLNQAAEAEYPKYDTSETTLLEKKYTPSQIAAIKAAESTIDARDVLTQGQRRTDPWRLNYEDDLADVDPVTDRPERLTGDDIQGSKSFRIANEVERDENITRLATENLAKMYPDGIPEGETDEALQSAMDAAVTQATLDPRATYTSKNPAALQALGDERHSIIAPDLPRVENRMARQTRRLSTEEEEDPRQKRLLQYLGWDKQKLRQIRVKTLVVHGVTNQTRMGKIRSLYYLTIAGNQDGLLGVGEGKSVEPEEGRKQSVMSAIRNMRPVPRYENRTTFGDLEKKVGATRVQLFARPPGFGLRVQHLIFELARAAGLQDLSAKTPRSRNKMNVIKATWEALTSQRLPDEIARARGKKLVDVRKVYYGGSVH; from the exons ATGAGCGTCTGCCGCCCCGCCAGATGTCTCTTTACCAAAGCAGCATCGACGACACTCCCTAGACCACCTCCGCAACGCACTTTCCACGCCTCCGCACCCAGACAAGCCCGCAAGAAGCGACCGCATTACCCGTCGATAAAAGCCGACGACCTCAAGCTCCTCAACCAAGCGGCCGAAGCAGAGTACCCAAAGTACGACACTTCGGAGACGACGCTCCTCGAGAAAAAATACACGCCCTCGCAAATCGCCGCCATCAAAGCCGCAGAGTCTACAATCGACGCACGCGACGTCCTCACACAGGGCCAGCGACGAACAGACCCATGGCGGCTCAACTACGAGGACGACCTCGCAGACGTGGACCCGGTAACAGACCGACCTGAGCGTCTAACCGGCGACGACATCCAAGGCTCCAAATCCTTCCGCATCGCCAACGAAGTCGAGCGCGACGAAAACATAACCCGGCTAGCGACGGAAAACCTCGCCAAAATGTACCCCGACGGGATACCAGAAGGCGAAACCGACGAGGCCTTGCAAAGCGCCATGGATGCAGCCGTCACGCAAGCCACACTGGACCCACGTGCGACGTACACGTCCAAGAACCCCGCTGCCCTGCAAGCCTTGGGCGACGAGCGCCACTCCATCATCGCACCCGACCTCCCCCGCGTCGAGAACCGCATGGCCCGCCAAACACGCCGTCTCTCcaccgaagaagaagaggaccCCCGGCAAAAGCGCCTGTTGCAATACCTAGGCTGGGACAAGCAGAAATTGCGCCAGATCCGTGTCAAGACACTAGTTGTGCATGGCGTCACGAACCAGACACGCATGGGCAAGATAAGAAGTCTGTACTACCTTACCATTGCGGGAAACCAAGATGGTCTGCTAGGTGTTGGCGAGGGCAAGTCAGTAGAGCCGGAAGAAGGACGCAAGCAGAGTGTCATGAGCGCGATACGAAACATGCGTCCAGTTCCACGCTACGAGAACAGGACGACGTTTGGAGACTTGGAGAAGAAGGTGGGCGCTACTCGCGTCCAGCTTTTTGCTAGACCGCCAG GCTTTGGTCTTCGCGTCCAACATCTCATCTTCGAACTCGCGCGTGCAGCCGGTCTTCAGGACTTGTCTGCCAAAACTCCTCGTTCGAGGAATAAAATGAATGTTATCAAGGCGACGTGGGAGGCGCTCACGAGTCAGAGGTTACCGGACGAGATTGCGAGGGCAAGAGGCAAGAAGTTGGTGGATGTTAGAAAGGTTTACTACGGTGGATCTGTTCACTAG